One genomic window of Conger conger chromosome 9, fConCon1.1, whole genome shotgun sequence includes the following:
- the LOC133137026 gene encoding solute carrier family 25 member 32-like: MSPAAGSWRSNAATLPVASDSPGAPFSLTADLLRLFSYVKYENLAAGLSGGVISTMVLHPLDLVKIRFAVSDGLALRPKYDGMLHCMKSIWQFEGIRGLYQGVTPNIWGTGTSWGFYFFFYNAIKAFNQEGRQSELSAADHLVSAAQAGVLTLCLTNPVWVTKTRLVLQYNADPSRKQYKGMLDALWKIYRHEGIPGLYRGFLPGLIGTSHGALQFMVYEELKRDYNKYKKMPSEAQLTPSEYIGMAAVSKIFAVATTYPYQVVRARLQDQHNTYNGILDVLRRTWRNEGAVGFYKGMVPNLIRVTPACCITFVVYENVSRFLLGQNI; this comes from the exons ATGAGTCCTGCTGCTGGATCGTGGCGGAGTAATGCAGCGACTCTCCCGGTCGCTTCGGACTCCCCCGGTGCACCTTTCTCGTTAACGGCTGATCTTCTGCGCCTTTTCAGCTATGTAAAATACGAAAATTTAGCTGCCGGACTGAGCGGAGGAGTCATAtcaacaatggtgcttcatCCTCTGGATCTTGTCAAAATTAgatttgcag TGAGTGATGGGTTGGCGCTGAGGCCCAAGTACGATGGAATGCTGCACTGCATGAAAAGCATCTGGCAATTCGAGGGGATCAGGGGGCTTTACCAAGGAGTGACCCCAAATATCTGGGGAACAGGAACTTCCTGGGGGTTCTACTTCTTCTT CTACAATGCGATCAAGGCATTCAATCAAGAAGGTCGCCAGTCTGAACTGAGCGCTGCAGATCACCTGGTGTCTGCAGCACAGGCAG GGGTGCTGACTCTTTGCCTGACAAACCCAGTCTGGGTGACCAAGACTCGTCTGGTCCTGCAGTATAATGCTGACCCATCCAGGAAGCAGTATAAAGGGATGCTGGATGCCCTGTGGAAGATATATCGCCACGAAGGGATTCCAGGACTGTACAGG GGCTTTTTGCCTGGTCTCATAGGCACTTCCCATGGTGCATTGCAGTTCATGGTATACGAGGAGCTAAAGAGAGACTATAACAAGTATAAGAAGATGCCGTCAGAAGCACAGTTG ACTCCGTCTGAATACATTGGAATGGCAGCAGTATCCAAAATATTTGCTGTGGCCACAACATACCCCTACCAGGTAGTCCGTGCCCGCCTGCAGGACCAGCACAATACCTACAACGGGATTCTGGATGTACTCAGGAGaacgtggag GAACGAGGGGGCGGTTGGATTTTACAAAGGGATGGTGCCCAATCTGATCCGAGTCACCCCAGCTTGCTGCATCACTTTTGTGGTCTATGAGAACGTGTCACGCTTTTTGCTTGGGCAAAACATATGA